A genomic region of Exiguobacterium oxidotolerans JCM 12280 contains the following coding sequences:
- a CDS encoding DUF302 domain-containing protein — MFDYTVTTEHSTEETITRLKEELQKVSFGVLWEFDLAGKLDEKGLDFEGEYHILEVCNPKEAHRVLSAERRAGYFLPCKLAVFTESGQTKIGMPRPTALIALVEDEQLKQVAKEVEEQLLHVIDASK, encoded by the coding sequence ATGTTTGATTATACAGTTACGACTGAACACTCAACAGAAGAAACCATCACACGTTTGAAAGAGGAACTCCAAAAAGTTTCGTTTGGTGTCCTCTGGGAATTCGATTTAGCAGGCAAGCTCGATGAAAAAGGACTCGACTTTGAAGGCGAGTACCATATTCTCGAAGTCTGTAACCCGAAAGAAGCACACCGCGTCCTGTCAGCTGAACGACGTGCGGGTTACTTCCTACCTTGTAAACTGGCTGTCTTTACGGAGAGTGGACAAACGAAAATCGGCATGCCACGTCCGACGGCATTGATTGCGCTCGTGGAAGATGAACAATTAAAACAAGTCGCAAAAGAAGTCGAAGAGCAATTGCTTCACGTCATCGACGCAAGCAAGTAA
- the msrB gene encoding peptide-methionine (R)-S-oxide reductase MsrB — protein sequence MKKRMLTILSVVALLAIMIGGYFVFQQQQAKSSGSKELTYAKEETAILAGGCFWCMEPPFEELKGVKSVISGYTGGDVENPTYNQVSAETTGHREAVLITFDPTVISYKQLLDVYWRQIDPTDPNGQFVDQGESYTTAIFYTNDDQKQIAEQSKQDLADRGIFDDKIVTPLIAAGPFYEAEAYHQDYYLKSEKKYKFYRAASGRDDFINRHWNDQPKLDLPKYDKLTDAQKKAKLTDIQYKVTQEDGTEPAFDNPYHDLKADGIYVDLISGEPLFSSKDKYDSKTGWPSFSQPLEPGNIIEKSDFALGMKRMEVRSRHGNAHLGHVFNDGPEPTGLRYCMNSAALKFIPKEDLEKEGYGQYLSEFK from the coding sequence ATGAAGAAGCGAATGTTGACGATTCTATCCGTCGTGGCATTACTTGCCATCATGATTGGTGGGTATTTTGTTTTCCAGCAACAACAGGCGAAGTCGAGCGGAAGTAAAGAACTGACTTATGCGAAAGAGGAGACGGCGATTTTAGCAGGGGGCTGTTTTTGGTGTATGGAACCGCCATTTGAGGAATTGAAGGGCGTGAAATCCGTCATCTCAGGTTATACCGGCGGTGACGTTGAAAACCCGACGTACAATCAAGTGTCTGCTGAGACGACCGGTCACCGGGAAGCCGTTTTGATTACGTTTGACCCGACTGTCATTTCGTACAAACAGTTACTCGATGTCTACTGGCGCCAAATCGATCCAACCGATCCGAACGGTCAATTCGTCGATCAAGGCGAGTCGTATACGACAGCGATTTTTTATACAAACGACGACCAAAAGCAAATCGCTGAACAGTCAAAACAAGATCTGGCAGATCGCGGCATCTTTGACGACAAAATCGTCACACCTTTGATTGCGGCCGGTCCTTTTTATGAGGCGGAGGCATATCATCAGGACTACTACTTGAAGAGCGAGAAAAAGTATAAGTTTTACCGTGCCGCTTCCGGACGAGATGATTTCATCAATCGGCACTGGAACGATCAACCGAAACTCGATTTACCGAAGTATGACAAGTTAACGGATGCTCAAAAGAAAGCGAAATTGACCGATATTCAGTATAAAGTCACGCAAGAAGATGGAACGGAACCTGCCTTTGACAATCCCTATCATGACTTAAAGGCAGACGGGATTTATGTCGATTTGATTTCTGGCGAACCGCTCTTTTCGTCAAAAGATAAGTACGATTCAAAAACAGGGTGGCCGAGTTTCAGTCAACCGCTTGAACCGGGTAATATTATCGAAAAAAGTGACTTTGCCCTTGGGATGAAGCGGATGGAAGTCCGAAGCCGTCACGGCAATGCCCATCTCGGTCACGTCTTTAATGATGGTCCCGAGCCGACTGGTCTAAGGTATTGTATGAACTCGGCAGCCTTGAAGTTCATTCCTAAGGAAGATTTAGAAAAAGAAGGGTACGGCCAGTATCTGTCTGAATTTAAATAA